One genomic region from Jiangella sp. DSM 45060 encodes:
- a CDS encoding LLM class flavin-dependent oxidoreductase, producing the protein MTTHPRRFGVLVLPDAEAPTLLDRFRRVEQLGFDQLFLPDHIGNVFATEPPWLDGWTMTTAAALTTSTVRVGTLVGNPILRAPAVLAKEALTVDQLSGGRLELGIGAGIMEVDHHATGTTPWTVKERVARYPEYVRVLDEVLRAGGGPYTFEGDWYAVRDLPTGPPAAQRPRPPLIVGGQAPTVLRVAAERADVWNTNGRPDASLDENVALAAGWSRRVDEFAVAAGRDPSAIRRSVLLWAGTDALSGPAELEELVDRYAPAGFTEFVLGWPLPGDVDRFERLALEVVPKLR; encoded by the coding sequence ATGACGACGCACCCTCGCCGCTTCGGCGTCCTGGTCCTTCCCGACGCCGAAGCGCCCACGCTGCTCGACCGGTTCCGCCGGGTCGAGCAGCTCGGCTTCGACCAGCTGTTCCTGCCCGACCACATCGGCAACGTCTTCGCCACCGAGCCGCCCTGGCTGGACGGCTGGACCATGACCACCGCCGCTGCCCTGACGACGTCCACGGTGCGGGTGGGGACGCTGGTCGGCAACCCGATACTGCGGGCGCCCGCCGTGCTGGCGAAGGAGGCGCTCACCGTCGACCAGCTCTCCGGCGGGCGGCTGGAGCTGGGCATCGGCGCCGGCATCATGGAGGTCGACCACCACGCCACCGGCACGACGCCGTGGACGGTGAAGGAGCGGGTGGCGCGCTACCCCGAGTACGTCCGCGTCCTCGACGAGGTGCTGCGCGCCGGCGGCGGCCCGTACACGTTCGAGGGCGACTGGTACGCCGTCCGCGACCTCCCGACCGGCCCGCCCGCGGCGCAGCGGCCGCGCCCGCCGCTGATCGTCGGCGGACAGGCGCCCACCGTGTTGCGGGTGGCGGCCGAGCGGGCCGACGTCTGGAACACCAACGGCCGCCCCGACGCGAGCCTCGACGAGAACGTCGCCCTGGCCGCCGGCTGGAGCCGCCGGGTCGACGAGTTCGCCGTGGCGGCCGGCCGCGACCCGTCCGCCATCCGCCGGTCGGTGCTGCTCTGGGCCGGCACCGACGCGCTGTCCGGCCCGGCCGAGCTCGAGGAGCTGGTCGACCGGTACGCGCCGGCCGGCTTCACCGAGTTCGTGCTCGGCTGGCCGCTGCCCGGCGACGTGGACCGGTTCGAGCGGCTCGCGCTGGAGGTCGTGCCCAAGCTGCGCTGA
- the cutA gene encoding aerobic carbon-monoxide dehydrogenase large subunit has product MTTRSFGEPIARLEDPRLLTGQGRFLDDIGHGALAAAFVRSPHAHARIVDIDVSDAVGVDGLVAVYTHEDLDGRAGEPLPLLIPHETLTHGRTGFALAKDEVNHVGEPIVMVVATDRYLAEDACARIRVEYDFLPPVVGIEAARAADLLVHDDVPGNVSAHMVQSRGDVEAALAAAPNVLELDLDIERSASTPLEGKGVHARWDADDASLRVYTSTQASTSVRAALAARLELPLDRVEVIAPDVGGGFGVKIVHPWPEEVLVPWAAIRLGREVKWSEDRREHFVGATHERGQLQHVRVGFDDDGRLLGLDVTVWHDNGAYTPYGIIVPIITTTQLLGPYKPGAYRAEFFSLYTNTVSVTPYRGAGRPQGCFAMERTMDAVAAHLGLDRTVVRERNFIRPDEMPYDHGLIFQDGRPLVYDSGDYPATLEKLKKLVGWEEFAAFRDEARAAGRRVGIGIACYVEGTGVGPYEGGWVKVETDGSVVAATGLTTQGQGHRTVFAQVVASELGVPVDRVAVTTGDTRRFGYAVGTFASRAAVMSGNALASAARKVRDKALRIAGEALEADPRDLEIVDGVVRVIGSPSGAPGASIPLATVAVLANPLRYAFDREAERATQFGGPVDYSKPPVAEGESPGLEDTGFYSPPRSTFANGMHAAIVETDPDTAEITILRYCVVHDCGTLINPRIVEGQIHGGVAQGVGGALYERMVYDDAGQLLNASFMDFLMPYSTEVPVVETDHLETPSPLNPLGIKGAGEAGVIPGSAVLASAISDAEGFAITRMPISPSDLFSLRLARESR; this is encoded by the coding sequence ATGACGACGAGGTCGTTCGGCGAGCCGATCGCCCGGCTCGAGGACCCGCGGCTGCTCACCGGGCAGGGCCGGTTCCTCGACGACATCGGCCACGGCGCGCTGGCCGCGGCGTTCGTCCGCAGCCCGCACGCGCACGCCCGCATCGTCGACATCGACGTGTCCGACGCGGTCGGGGTCGACGGCCTGGTCGCCGTCTACACGCACGAGGACCTCGACGGCCGGGCCGGCGAGCCGCTGCCGCTGCTGATCCCGCACGAGACGCTGACGCACGGCCGCACCGGCTTCGCGCTGGCGAAGGACGAGGTCAACCACGTGGGCGAGCCGATCGTCATGGTCGTCGCCACCGACCGGTACCTCGCCGAGGACGCCTGCGCCCGCATCCGGGTCGAGTACGACTTCCTGCCGCCGGTCGTCGGCATCGAGGCGGCCCGCGCCGCCGACCTGCTCGTCCACGACGACGTCCCCGGCAACGTCTCCGCGCACATGGTGCAGTCCCGCGGCGACGTCGAGGCCGCGCTGGCCGCCGCGCCGAACGTGCTGGAGCTGGACCTCGACATCGAGCGCAGCGCGTCCACCCCGCTGGAGGGGAAGGGCGTGCACGCGCGCTGGGACGCCGACGACGCCAGCCTGCGCGTCTATACGTCCACCCAGGCGTCGACGTCGGTGCGTGCGGCGCTGGCCGCGCGCCTGGAGCTGCCGCTGGACCGCGTCGAGGTCATCGCGCCCGACGTCGGCGGCGGGTTCGGCGTGAAGATCGTGCACCCGTGGCCGGAGGAGGTGCTGGTGCCGTGGGCGGCGATCCGGCTCGGCCGCGAGGTCAAGTGGAGCGAGGACCGCCGCGAGCACTTCGTCGGCGCCACCCACGAGCGCGGCCAGCTGCAGCACGTCCGGGTCGGCTTCGACGACGACGGCCGGCTGCTCGGCCTCGACGTCACCGTCTGGCACGACAACGGCGCCTACACGCCGTACGGCATCATCGTCCCGATCATCACGACGACGCAGCTGCTCGGGCCGTACAAGCCGGGCGCGTACCGGGCGGAGTTCTTCAGCCTCTACACCAACACCGTGTCCGTGACGCCGTACCGCGGCGCCGGCCGGCCGCAGGGCTGCTTCGCGATGGAGCGCACCATGGACGCCGTCGCCGCCCACCTCGGGCTGGACCGCACGGTGGTGCGCGAGCGCAACTTCATCCGGCCCGACGAGATGCCCTACGACCACGGCCTGATCTTCCAGGACGGCCGGCCGCTGGTCTACGACTCCGGCGACTACCCGGCCACCCTGGAGAAGCTGAAGAAGCTGGTCGGCTGGGAGGAGTTCGCGGCGTTCCGCGACGAGGCGCGGGCGGCCGGCCGGCGGGTCGGCATCGGCATCGCCTGCTACGTCGAGGGCACCGGCGTCGGGCCGTACGAGGGCGGCTGGGTGAAGGTCGAGACCGACGGCTCGGTCGTCGCGGCCACCGGGCTGACCACTCAGGGCCAGGGCCACCGGACGGTGTTCGCGCAGGTCGTGGCGTCGGAGCTGGGCGTGCCGGTCGACCGCGTAGCGGTGACGACCGGTGACACCCGGCGGTTCGGGTACGCCGTCGGCACGTTCGCCTCCCGGGCCGCCGTCATGAGCGGCAACGCGCTGGCCTCGGCGGCGCGGAAGGTGCGCGACAAGGCGCTGCGCATCGCGGGCGAGGCGCTGGAGGCCGATCCACGCGACCTCGAGATCGTCGACGGCGTCGTCCGCGTCATCGGCTCGCCGTCCGGCGCGCCCGGGGCGTCCATCCCGCTCGCGACCGTCGCGGTCCTGGCCAACCCGCTGCGCTACGCGTTCGACCGCGAGGCCGAGCGGGCCACCCAGTTCGGCGGCCCCGTCGACTACTCCAAGCCGCCGGTCGCCGAGGGCGAGTCGCCCGGCCTCGAGGACACCGGGTTCTACTCGCCGCCGCGCTCGACGTTCGCCAACGGCATGCACGCGGCGATCGTCGAGACCGACCCCGACACCGCCGAGATCACCATCCTGCGCTATTGCGTCGTCCACGACTGCGGCACGCTGATCAACCCGCGCATCGTCGAGGGCCAGATCCACGGCGGCGTCGCCCAGGGCGTCGGGGGAGCGCTGTACGAGCGGATGGTCTACGACGACGCCGGCCAGCTGCTGAACGCGTCGTTCATGGACTTCCTGATGCCGTACTCCACCGAGGTCCCGGTCGTCGAGACCGACCACCTGGAGACGCCGTCGCCGCTGAACCCGCTGGGCATCAAGGGCGCGGGCGAGGCCGGCGTGATCCCCGGCTCCGCCGTCCTCGCGTCGGCGATCTCCGACGCCGAGGGGTTCGCGATCACGCGGATGCCGATCTCGCCGTCCGACCTGTTCTCACTCCGTCTCGCTCGGGAGTCTCGATGA
- a CDS encoding carbon-nitrogen hydrolase family protein, with the protein MRAFTAAAVQVRPLAEPLTAQSVKANVEHALDYVERCAGDTGAELIVLPESVTTGFTPAMPAEELWDLVTEVPGALAEPFQEAARRLGVHLAWGTYERGAERGVVHNSAVLAGPDGEIAGVYRKTHPFCTELASRGGWVTPGDDVCVVETPLGTIGMIICFDGDYPELSRITAVRGAEVILRPSALLRSADLWELTNRARAYDNHVYVVGANATGTDPAGVLYFGNSMIVTPIAEVVARAASHECWVSARLDPDAALRSLTPGSSVGQGFDHLADRNLELIRRHTDELTRPAASPFSRG; encoded by the coding sequence ATGAGGGCGTTCACCGCCGCCGCGGTCCAGGTGCGGCCGCTGGCCGAGCCGCTGACCGCGCAGAGCGTCAAGGCGAACGTCGAGCACGCGCTCGACTACGTGGAGCGCTGTGCCGGCGACACCGGCGCGGAGCTGATCGTGCTGCCCGAGTCGGTGACCACCGGGTTCACCCCGGCGATGCCGGCCGAAGAGCTGTGGGACCTCGTCACGGAGGTGCCGGGGGCGCTGGCCGAGCCGTTCCAGGAGGCGGCCCGGCGGCTCGGCGTGCACCTGGCGTGGGGGACGTACGAGCGCGGCGCCGAGCGGGGCGTCGTCCACAACTCGGCGGTGCTGGCGGGACCGGACGGCGAGATCGCGGGGGTGTACCGCAAGACGCACCCGTTCTGCACCGAGCTGGCGTCGCGCGGCGGCTGGGTGACGCCGGGCGACGACGTGTGCGTGGTCGAGACGCCGCTCGGGACGATCGGCATGATCATCTGCTTCGACGGCGACTATCCGGAGTTGTCGCGCATCACCGCCGTCCGGGGCGCCGAGGTCATCCTGCGCCCGTCGGCGCTGCTGCGCTCGGCCGACCTGTGGGAGCTGACCAACCGGGCCCGCGCCTACGACAACCACGTGTACGTGGTCGGCGCCAACGCGACGGGGACCGACCCCGCCGGCGTGCTCTACTTCGGCAACTCGATGATCGTCACCCCCATCGCCGAGGTGGTCGCGCGGGCCGCCAGCCACGAGTGCTGGGTGTCGGCCCGGCTGGACCCCGACGCGGCGTTGCGATCGCTCACGCCGGGGTCCAGCGTCGGGCAGGGCTTCGACCACCTGGCCGACCGCAACCTCGAGCTGATCAGGCGGCACACCGACGAGCTGACCCGCCCGGCGGCCAGCCCGTTCAGCCGCGGCTGA
- a CDS encoding MerR family transcriptional regulator has protein sequence MDELLPIGRFSRLTWLSIKALRVYDDTGLLRPAYVDPDTGYRYYAPEQATTARVIATLRSLDMPLAKIREVLAESDPDRVRDLLDDYRRVLEQRIDRHRHMLDRVETFIRKGAVMAYQISTRDTAPAEVLGTTYPATLDTLSETTSVAYHRLYAAIQAAGGRPDGPPRLVYLELADDTWTIEACVPVAGLTAAPDGFSLHRAPGGLAAITRHTGPYEELGLAYREVEAWIGAQGLGFNGAPYDVYLNDPSQVSDPSKLETEIVWPVSRG, from the coding sequence ATGGACGAGCTGCTGCCGATCGGCCGGTTCTCCCGGCTGACGTGGCTGAGCATCAAGGCGCTGCGGGTGTACGACGACACCGGCCTGCTGCGCCCCGCGTACGTCGACCCTGACACCGGCTACCGGTACTACGCGCCGGAGCAGGCGACGACGGCTCGGGTCATCGCCACCCTGCGCTCGCTCGACATGCCGCTGGCGAAGATCCGGGAGGTGCTGGCCGAGTCCGACCCGGACCGCGTCCGCGACCTCCTCGACGACTACCGGCGGGTGCTCGAGCAGCGCATCGACCGTCATCGGCACATGCTCGACCGTGTCGAGACCTTCATCCGGAAGGGAGCCGTCATGGCTTACCAGATCAGCACCCGCGACACCGCGCCCGCCGAGGTCCTCGGCACCACGTACCCGGCGACGCTCGACACCCTGTCCGAGACCACCTCCGTCGCCTACCACCGGCTGTACGCCGCCATCCAGGCGGCGGGCGGACGGCCCGACGGCCCGCCGCGGCTGGTGTACCTCGAACTGGCCGACGACACGTGGACGATCGAGGCGTGCGTGCCGGTGGCCGGGCTGACCGCGGCGCCCGACGGGTTCAGCCTGCACCGCGCGCCCGGCGGCCTCGCCGCCATCACCCGGCACACCGGACCGTACGAGGAGCTGGGCCTGGCCTACCGCGAGGTCGAGGCGTGGATCGGCGCGCAGGGGCTGGGCTTCAACGGCGCGCCGTACGACGTGTACCTCAACGACCCGTCGCAGGTCAGCGACCCGTCGAAGCTCGAGACCGAAATCGTCTGGCCGGTCAGCCGCGGCTGA
- a CDS encoding (2Fe-2S)-binding protein → MSAAEELYEVTLLVNGVPRTATVPARRLLSDFLRHDLELTGTHVGCEHGVCGACTVLVDGRPIRSCLQFAVTVDGAEVTTVEGCGGADGELGPVQQAFRDCHGLQCGFCTPGFVTTITAYLEENPAPTQDEAREAIAGNLCRCTGYQNIVASVLRAAELRAEEP, encoded by the coding sequence ATGAGCGCCGCCGAAGAGCTGTACGAGGTGACGCTGCTGGTCAACGGCGTGCCGCGGACGGCGACGGTGCCCGCGCGGCGGCTGCTGTCCGACTTCCTCCGCCACGACCTCGAGCTGACCGGCACCCACGTCGGCTGCGAGCACGGCGTCTGCGGCGCCTGCACGGTGCTCGTCGACGGCCGGCCGATCCGGTCGTGCCTGCAGTTCGCCGTCACCGTCGACGGCGCCGAGGTGACGACGGTCGAGGGCTGCGGGGGAGCGGACGGCGAGCTGGGCCCCGTCCAGCAGGCGTTCCGCGACTGCCACGGCCTGCAGTGCGGCTTCTGCACGCCCGGCTTCGTCACCACGATCACCGCCTACCTGGAGGAGAACCCGGCGCCGACGCAGGACGAGGCGCGCGAGGCGATCGCCGGCAACCTGTGCCGCTGCACCGGCTACCAGAACATCGTCGCGTCGGTGCTGCGCGCCGCCGAGCTGCGGGCGGAGGAGCCATGA
- a CDS encoding xanthine dehydrogenase family protein subunit M, giving the protein MKPAGFTYHRPATVDDAVAVLAEVSPAGKVLAGGQSLVPLLNMRLAAPEHVVDINRLSELAYVRADGAAVTVGALARHADVERDTAAHAVLPLLRETLRYVAHPTIRNRGTTVGSIAHADPAGELTAVLALLGGTVTLRSAGGERTVEAADFFTGPMSTCADAGELVTSVTFPVPEGRTGAVWTEVARRHGDYAVCGAGVEVSLDDDLRVAGARAAYVSMGPEPVVLDLTDAVAGSMYDDAGWPAAGRLAAGRLEPDDDIHATAAYRTHLAEVLTTRALRDAARRAAGVAA; this is encoded by the coding sequence GTGAAGCCAGCGGGGTTCACCTACCACCGGCCGGCCACCGTCGACGACGCCGTCGCGGTCCTGGCCGAGGTGAGCCCTGCCGGCAAGGTGCTGGCCGGCGGCCAGAGCCTGGTGCCGCTGCTGAACATGCGGCTGGCCGCGCCCGAGCACGTCGTCGACATCAACCGGCTGTCCGAGCTGGCCTACGTGCGCGCCGACGGCGCCGCCGTCACGGTCGGCGCGCTGGCCCGCCACGCCGACGTCGAACGCGACACCGCCGCCCACGCCGTCCTGCCGCTGCTGCGCGAGACGCTGCGCTACGTCGCGCACCCGACCATCCGCAACCGCGGCACGACGGTGGGCAGCATCGCGCACGCCGACCCGGCCGGCGAGCTGACGGCGGTGCTGGCACTGCTCGGCGGGACGGTGACGCTGCGATCCGCGGGCGGCGAGCGCACCGTCGAGGCCGCCGACTTCTTCACCGGACCCATGTCGACCTGCGCCGACGCCGGCGAGCTGGTCACGTCCGTCACGTTCCCGGTGCCGGAGGGCCGCACCGGGGCCGTCTGGACGGAGGTGGCCCGCCGCCACGGCGACTACGCCGTGTGCGGCGCGGGGGTGGAGGTGAGCCTCGACGACGACCTGCGGGTCGCCGGTGCCAGAGCGGCGTACGTCTCGATGGGCCCCGAGCCGGTGGTGCTCGACCTCACCGACGCCGTCGCGGGCTCGATGTACGACGACGCCGGCTGGCCGGCGGCCGGGCGCCTGGCCGCCGGACGGCTGGAGCCCGACGACGACATCCACGCGACGGCCGCCTACCGCACGCACCTGGCCGAGGTGCTGACGACGCGGGCGCTGCGCGACGCCGCCCGGCGCGCGGCGGGGGTGGCCGCATGA
- a CDS encoding uracil-xanthine permease family protein, which translates to MALSWKVVYGGRTPPPGAVVRPDERLSWGRTVGLGAQHVVAMFGATFVFPIIMGLNPQLAIMMSGVATICFLLIVKGAVPSYLGTSASFVGGVVAIRAQGGDSADVTGAILVAGVVLALCGVLIHYLGAVVLYRVLPPVVTGAVVMLIGFNLAPVVADVYWPQDQWIALIVMTAVILMAVGLRGFLGRIAIFVGLVFGYALSWLFDRMFGQITSPDGTGEVVTRDRVNFDGVREADWLGFPKETFVNSQGAEVAGWHLPSFSVTFILLVLPAVIALIAENAGHVKAVAEMTDKDLDPVMGKAIAADGVGTVIATSVGGSPTTTYAENIGVMAATRVYSTAAYYVAALVAILFGFSPKFGALIAATPGGVLGGITVVLYGMIGLLGARIWIENRVDFANPVNLVPVSAGIIIAIGDTSLEITDDFVLSGIALGTIVTIVAYHLARAVAPPHLREGGAVLTVGPPGVHEVDDDPPSETPRDERG; encoded by the coding sequence GTGGCATTGAGCTGGAAGGTGGTCTACGGCGGCAGGACGCCGCCACCGGGGGCGGTGGTGCGGCCGGACGAGCGGCTCTCGTGGGGCCGCACGGTCGGCCTGGGCGCCCAGCACGTCGTCGCGATGTTCGGTGCGACGTTCGTGTTCCCGATCATCATGGGCCTGAACCCGCAGCTGGCCATCATGATGAGCGGCGTCGCGACGATCTGTTTCCTGCTCATCGTCAAGGGCGCGGTGCCGAGCTATCTGGGCACCAGCGCCTCGTTCGTCGGCGGCGTCGTGGCCATCCGCGCGCAGGGCGGCGACTCCGCGGACGTCACCGGCGCGATCCTGGTGGCCGGCGTGGTGCTGGCGCTGTGCGGCGTGCTGATCCACTACCTGGGCGCCGTCGTCCTCTACCGGGTGCTGCCGCCGGTGGTGACGGGCGCCGTCGTCATGCTGATCGGGTTCAACCTGGCGCCGGTGGTCGCGGACGTCTACTGGCCGCAGGACCAGTGGATCGCGCTGATCGTGATGACCGCGGTGATCCTCATGGCGGTCGGGCTGCGCGGGTTCCTCGGCCGCATCGCGATCTTCGTCGGGCTCGTCTTCGGCTACGCGTTGTCGTGGCTGTTCGACCGGATGTTCGGGCAGATCACCTCGCCCGACGGCACCGGCGAGGTCGTGACGCGCGACCGGGTGAACTTCGACGGCGTCCGCGAGGCCGACTGGCTGGGCTTCCCCAAGGAGACGTTCGTCAACTCGCAGGGCGCCGAGGTCGCGGGCTGGCACCTGCCCAGCTTCAGCGTGACGTTCATCCTGCTGGTGCTGCCCGCCGTCATCGCGCTGATCGCCGAGAACGCCGGGCACGTCAAGGCGGTCGCGGAGATGACGGACAAGGACCTCGACCCGGTCATGGGCAAGGCCATCGCCGCCGACGGCGTCGGCACGGTCATCGCGACGTCCGTCGGCGGCTCGCCGACCACGACGTACGCCGAGAACATCGGCGTCATGGCGGCGACCCGGGTGTACTCGACGGCGGCGTACTACGTGGCGGCGCTGGTGGCGATCCTGTTCGGGTTCTCGCCGAAGTTCGGCGCGCTGATCGCGGCGACCCCGGGCGGAGTGCTCGGCGGCATCACCGTCGTGCTGTACGGCATGATCGGCCTGCTCGGCGCCCGCATCTGGATCGAGAACCGGGTCGACTTCGCCAACCCCGTCAACCTGGTGCCGGTGTCGGCGGGCATCATCATCGCCATCGGCGACACGTCGCTGGAGATCACCGACGACTTCGTGCTGTCCGGCATCGCGCTGGGCACCATCGTGACGATCGTCGCGTACCACCTGGCCAGGGCCGTGGCCCCGCCGCACCTGCGCGAGGGCGGCGCCGTCCTCACCGTCGGGCCGCCGGGCGTGCACGAGGTCGACGACGATCCGCCAAGCGAAACGCCGCGGGACGAGAGAGGATGA
- a CDS encoding carbon monoxide dehydrogenase subunit G — MKVTGTAVLHAPRADVWKALNDPAVLVRTIPGCQRLEPAGPDQYRMTVSAGVGTIKGSYAGDVRLHSQQEPASFVMTASGAGAPGTVSADVHVTLADSGDGSTRLDYDADAIVGGMIGGVGQRMLAGVAKKTAGEFFAAVDDVLMGGAPAAGAAAEPPAAAGVYTAPPSTARPSAAPADFTRGILVGAAVALAGVALGGWLSGRSRHS; from the coding sequence ATGAAGGTGACCGGAACCGCCGTCCTGCACGCCCCGCGGGCCGACGTGTGGAAGGCGCTCAACGACCCGGCCGTCCTGGTGCGGACCATCCCCGGCTGCCAGCGGCTGGAGCCGGCCGGGCCCGACCAGTACCGCATGACGGTGTCGGCCGGCGTCGGGACGATCAAGGGCAGCTACGCCGGCGACGTGCGGCTGCACTCGCAGCAGGAGCCGGCCTCGTTCGTCATGACGGCGTCAGGTGCGGGCGCGCCGGGGACGGTGAGCGCCGACGTCCACGTCACGCTCGCCGACTCCGGCGACGGCTCGACGCGGTTGGACTACGACGCCGACGCCATCGTCGGCGGCATGATCGGCGGGGTCGGCCAGCGCATGCTGGCCGGGGTCGCGAAGAAGACGGCCGGCGAGTTCTTCGCCGCCGTCGACGACGTGCTGATGGGGGGAGCGCCGGCGGCCGGGGCCGCCGCGGAGCCGCCGGCCGCCGCCGGTGTGTACACGGCGCCGCCGTCGACGGCGCGCCCGAGCGCCGCCCCGGCCGACTTCACCCGCGGCATCCTGGTCGGCGCCGCGGTCGCCCTCGCCGGCGTCGCCCTCGGCGGCTGGCTGTCCGGTCGCTCCCGCCACAGCTGA
- a CDS encoding response regulator transcription factor, whose translation MRVLVVEDERGLARALQRGLSAEGFSVELAHDGLDGLHLAREHAYDVIVLDIMLPSLSGYRICQTLRAEGNWVPILMLSAKDGEYDQADGLDVGADDYLTKPFSYVVLVARLRALLRRGAPARPAVLSAGDLELDPGAKTVRRGDTGLTLTPREFGVLEYLMRRADEVVSKRDILEHVWDAHYDGDPNVVEVYVGYLRRKIDTPFGRAALQTVRGAGYRLSGDGG comes from the coding sequence ATGCGGGTGCTGGTGGTCGAGGACGAGCGCGGGCTGGCCCGCGCGCTGCAGCGCGGGCTCTCGGCCGAGGGCTTCTCGGTCGAACTGGCCCACGACGGCCTCGACGGCCTGCACCTGGCCCGCGAGCACGCCTACGACGTCATCGTCCTCGACATCATGCTGCCGTCGCTGTCGGGCTACCGCATCTGCCAGACGCTGCGGGCCGAGGGCAACTGGGTGCCCATCCTCATGCTGTCGGCCAAGGACGGCGAGTACGACCAGGCCGACGGCCTCGACGTCGGCGCCGACGACTACCTCACCAAGCCGTTCTCCTACGTCGTGCTGGTCGCGCGGCTGCGGGCGCTGCTGCGCCGCGGGGCGCCGGCCCGGCCCGCCGTCCTGTCAGCCGGCGACCTCGAGCTCGACCCCGGCGCCAAGACGGTGCGCCGCGGCGACACCGGCCTCACACTCACTCCGCGCGAGTTCGGCGTGCTCGAATACCTCATGCGCCGCGCCGACGAGGTCGTCTCCAAGCGCGACATCCTCGAGCACGTCTGGGACGCCCACTACGACGGCGACCCGAACGTCGTCGAGGTCTACGTCGGCTACCTGCGACGCAAGATCGACACCCCGTTCGGCCGGGCCGCGCTGCAGACGGTGCGCGGCGCCGGCTACCGGCTGAGCGGCGACGGCGGCTGA
- a CDS encoding sigma-E factor regulatory protein RseB domain-containing protein: protein MPNSLLSTPARRWATGATVATVVVGAAVAGPLIAGADSDLPDRTAAELLVDLASLDVGPFAGTVVQSADVGLPELPATDTTSLPTAALSLLDGSSTARIWYTDGDTYRFALQDDQNESDLIRDGQDLWFWSSEGARASHLVVPDDAEGSDDGGNPFGGDSPFGGEGMPENMPENVPTAAASMALAMIEPSTQIDVDGTATVAGRHAYELVLRPKDDQSLIGSIRLAIDGETSMPLRVQIVAKDATEPSFEVGFTSISFDEPDASTYEFAPPPGTTVEEIQPDDLDDAAAEHHAEPGDLDHSDLSVVGSGWSSVFVVRDVDLDALTSHLEGDAAALAADFIAQLQDVSGPYGTGRALTSDLFSVLLLDDGRLLAGAVSLDVLEEAAQDPAAQ from the coding sequence ATGCCGAACTCCCTTCTCAGCACCCCGGCGAGGCGGTGGGCGACCGGGGCCACGGTCGCCACCGTGGTCGTCGGCGCGGCCGTGGCCGGCCCGCTGATCGCCGGCGCCGACTCCGACCTGCCCGACCGCACGGCCGCCGAGCTGCTGGTCGACCTCGCGTCGCTCGACGTCGGCCCGTTCGCCGGCACCGTCGTGCAGTCCGCCGACGTCGGCCTGCCGGAGCTGCCGGCCACCGACACCACGTCGCTGCCGACGGCCGCGCTGTCGCTGCTCGACGGGTCGTCCACGGCCCGCATCTGGTACACCGACGGCGACACCTACCGGTTCGCGCTGCAGGACGACCAGAACGAGTCCGACCTCATCCGCGACGGCCAGGACCTCTGGTTCTGGAGCAGCGAGGGCGCCCGCGCGTCCCACCTCGTCGTCCCGGACGACGCCGAGGGCTCCGACGACGGCGGCAACCCGTTCGGCGGCGACAGCCCCTTCGGCGGCGAGGGCATGCCCGAGAACATGCCGGAGAACGTCCCCACGGCGGCCGCGTCGATGGCGCTGGCCATGATCGAGCCGTCCACCCAGATCGACGTCGACGGCACCGCCACCGTGGCCGGCCGCCACGCGTACGAGCTGGTGCTGCGGCCGAAGGACGACCAGTCGCTGATCGGCTCCATCCGGCTGGCCATCGACGGCGAGACGTCCATGCCGCTGCGGGTGCAGATCGTCGCCAAGGACGCCACCGAGCCGTCGTTCGAGGTCGGCTTCACCTCCATCTCCTTCGACGAGCCCGACGCGTCGACGTACGAGTTCGCGCCGCCGCCCGGCACCACCGTCGAGGAGATCCAGCCCGACGACCTCGATGACGCCGCGGCCGAGCACCACGCGGAGCCGGGCGACCTCGACCACTCCGACCTGTCTGTCGTGGGCTCGGGCTGGAGCAGCGTCTTCGTCGTCCGCGACGTCGACCTCGACGCGCTGACGTCGCACCTCGAGGGCGACGCCGCCGCCCTGGCCGCCGACTTCATCGCCCAGCTCCAGGACGTCAGCGGCCCGTACGGCACCGGCCGGGCGCTGACCAGCGACCTGTTCTCCGTCCTCCTGCTCGACGACGGCCGCCTGCTGGCCGGCGCCGTGTCGCTGGACGTGCTCGAAGAGGCCGCCCAGGACCCCGCCGCGCAGTAA